In one Pseudarthrobacter sp. NBSH8 genomic region, the following are encoded:
- a CDS encoding CBS domain-containing protein: MSVVREFMTTDARCIKEHQSLTDAARMMLDLDCGSLPICGDDGKLKGMITDRDIVLRCVAAGRDPLEMLAGELATGKPYWVDADASVDAAIDIMERHQVRRLPVIVDHKLVGILSQGDIARNYAEERVGELVEQISERHPMPA; the protein is encoded by the coding sequence ATGAGCGTTGTACGTGAATTCATGACTACGGATGCACGGTGTATTAAGGAGCATCAGTCCCTCACAGATGCCGCCCGGATGATGTTGGATCTGGACTGTGGATCGCTGCCGATCTGCGGCGACGATGGCAAGCTGAAGGGCATGATTACCGACCGCGACATCGTGCTCAGGTGCGTTGCTGCCGGCCGTGATCCCCTCGAGATGCTGGCCGGCGAACTGGCCACCGGCAAGCCCTACTGGGTTGACGCCGACGCCAGTGTCGACGCGGCCATCGACATCATGGAGCGGCACCAGGTCCGTCGGCTCCCGGTAATTGTCGACCACAAATTGGTCGGCATCCTCAGCCAGGGTGATATCGCTCGCAACTACGCCGAGGAACGCGTGGGCGAACTGGTGGAGCAGATTTCGGAACGCCATCCGATGCCTGCCTAG
- a CDS encoding LysM domain-containing protein, translating into MYQLSPKIPEPPRRNFETDVPRADLLTGRQPMSNKLWAGMAAAAVISAFGVGALAGPAPTAELSVPPGAITTAASPVVRVARPLAAVPLDAPYVGSVEFDGAAAGTAQPEVAAAAPAPPAEAPPPPAPEPAPAPAGDTNLYTVVPGDTVGGIAARYGVDANAMLAANGLGLYSIIVPGQTLKLTGPAVGVSAPAPAPAAAAPASPVYNPAPAPVQAAPAVRTIYVAGAGGQAMLDACIGPIHYTPNDGYSLFITEHDFCGGWARFSGIGVGETISIPGYGTYTATARGQVPNPGTTNNVIAVFGGFPRAILQTCIPGTNQMLLIALN; encoded by the coding sequence ATGTATCAGTTGAGTCCAAAAATTCCCGAACCACCCCGCCGAAATTTTGAAACCGACGTCCCACGGGCCGATCTCCTCACCGGCCGCCAGCCGATGAGCAACAAGCTGTGGGCCGGCATGGCCGCAGCCGCCGTGATTTCCGCTTTCGGCGTCGGCGCCCTGGCCGGCCCCGCCCCCACGGCAGAATTGTCGGTGCCACCGGGGGCCATAACGACGGCGGCCTCTCCCGTAGTGCGGGTTGCCCGGCCTTTGGCCGCGGTGCCCCTGGATGCGCCGTACGTTGGGTCCGTTGAGTTTGATGGTGCGGCAGCCGGCACCGCGCAGCCGGAAGTCGCAGCTGCCGCGCCCGCGCCCCCGGCCGAGGCTCCCCCGCCGCCAGCCCCCGAACCTGCTCCGGCACCTGCGGGCGACACCAACCTCTACACAGTGGTTCCCGGCGACACGGTGGGTGGGATAGCGGCCCGGTATGGCGTCGACGCAAACGCGATGCTGGCCGCCAACGGGCTGGGCCTCTACAGCATCATCGTCCCGGGCCAGACGCTGAAGCTGACGGGACCCGCCGTCGGAGTTTCCGCTCCAGCCCCGGCTCCGGCCGCGGCCGCACCGGCTTCACCGGTCTACAACCCCGCGCCGGCGCCGGTCCAGGCCGCGCCTGCTGTCCGCACCATCTACGTCGCGGGCGCAGGCGGACAGGCCATGCTGGACGCCTGCATCGGGCCCATCCACTACACGCCAAACGACGGCTACTCGCTCTTCATCACGGAGCACGATTTCTGCGGCGGGTGGGCGCGTTTCTCCGGCATCGGCGTGGGCGAGACCATCAGCATCCCGGGCTACGGGACGTACACCGCGACAGCCAGGGGCCAGGTCCCCAACCCGGGAACCACCAACAACGTCATCGCTGTTTTCGGCGGGTTCCCCCGGGCCATCCTGCAGACCTGCATCCCCGGGACCAACCAGATGCTGCTGATCGCGCTGAACTAG
- a CDS encoding potassium channel family protein codes for MTQQRYRDLAEWPLMGTALVFLAAYAWQVIGRVEGSGAEWLETVMWLTWSIFVLDYAANLWLARERRRWFLWNLHELLIVALPFLRPLRLLRLVRLLSVLHRTIGETLRGRVVTYVAGSAALLVFVGALAVLDIEQSAPDAKILTFGDALWWAITTITTVGYGDMYPVTPIGRMVAAALMMSGIAVLGVVTASIASWLVQRVEESTEAAAESIEEPLRAELAGLVTEIAALRREVAELKDRPTL; via the coding sequence ATGACGCAACAACGCTACCGGGACCTTGCCGAGTGGCCGCTGATGGGAACGGCCCTGGTTTTCCTGGCGGCCTATGCGTGGCAGGTGATTGGCCGGGTCGAGGGCAGCGGCGCGGAATGGCTTGAGACGGTGATGTGGTTGACATGGAGTATTTTCGTCCTGGATTACGCCGCGAACCTGTGGCTGGCCAGAGAGCGACGCCGCTGGTTCCTGTGGAACCTGCACGAACTCCTGATCGTGGCCCTTCCATTCTTACGGCCGCTGCGCCTGCTCCGGCTGGTCAGACTGCTTTCGGTCCTACACAGGACCATCGGCGAAACCCTGAGGGGCCGGGTGGTCACGTACGTGGCCGGTTCGGCGGCGCTCCTGGTATTCGTTGGCGCGCTGGCGGTGCTGGACATTGAACAGTCTGCCCCGGATGCCAAGATCCTGACCTTCGGAGACGCCCTGTGGTGGGCCATCACCACCATCACCACCGTGGGTTACGGCGATATGTACCCTGTGACGCCGATCGGCAGGATGGTTGCCGCGGCCCTCATGATGAGTGGCATCGCCGTGCTGGGTGTGGTCACGGCATCCATCGCTTCCTGGTTGGTCCAGCGCGTCGAGGAGTCCACTGAAGCTGCCGCGGAGTCCATAGAGGAACCCTTGCGGGCAGAACTGGCCGGCCTGGTCACGGAGATCGCTGCGCTGCGGCGCGAGGTGGCCGAGCTCAAGGACCGCCCAACGTTGTAG